A stretch of DNA from Orcinus orca chromosome 3, mOrcOrc1.1, whole genome shotgun sequence:
GACGGCACAGCCCTTCTCCCCGGAGGCACGGCGGGAGCTCAGGCCTCAGGGGAACTGGCTGGGCAGGGCCCCCACCTCACTCACAGCAGAAACTGGGACGGCCCATGCTGCCCACCCACCTCTTCAGTCACTGCTGAGGAAACACCACTCCCAACACCAGGGGTGCCTCCAAGGCCTCCTCCAAACTCTTCCACTTCCATATCCTTCCCTCTATCCTGCCCCTGATTCCATAAGGCGGGGAGTGTCTTTGTCCTGCTCTATCCCCCCATCAGGATGGGATCCCCTGTGGGCACGGAGGGCACAAAACTACCCTTATCTAGGGCACCCAGCATCAAGTTTGGAGTCCAGCAATCAGGAATGGTCTGCCTGTGAACTCCTACATATGCATCAAAACCCACCTCAAATGGACTCTCATTTGGGAGGACTTCTTGGATGCCCATGGTTGCTGATCTAACACAGTAATACACATCAGTAGCTAATACAAATCGAACACTTGCTACATTCCAGGTCCCATTCTGAGGACCTTACGCTCAACGACCCTAGGATGTAGGTTATTATCATTATGTCCACTTCATagagaggaaactaaggctcagggacacacaactagtaagtagtGGAGCCAAGATTTAAAATCAGGGGATGTCAATATGCTGCCTCAGCAGCAGGTATCCTTAAATCCTTCCTTGTGAGATTGGTTTGACCATCACCATCTTCCAAATGAGAAACTtcaggctcagaggggttaagcaATGcacctaagatcacacagcaagtcagtggTTGAGCCAGGCTTGCCATGTGGGGCAGCTGCCTCCAAAGCCCTAaacttttttaagttttgaaatatttaatttaccCCCAAAAGTTACCTTAAATGgagtaacttttaatttttttaatttattttttattgaagtatagttgaattcaAAGCCCTCAGCTCTTAACCTTCCTCCTTTATCACTGCTTCATCTCTGGGTTCAAAGTGTAGTttatgagcacctactgtgtgccaggcgagGTTCTAGGCTCTGGGGACAAAATAAGGGACAACtctgaggtgacatttgaactgaaagatgaaaaagaatccACCTTGAGAAGATGTGGAGGCAAAGAGAGGTCCCAACCGTAACCAGGAGCCTTCTTTCTCCCCCACACCTTTGTCCATTGTCTTCTCTCTTGCCAGGAATGCCTTTCCCTACCTAACAAACTCCTATacatccttcaaagcccagctccaATGCCTGCTCCTCctaggaagccttcccagaccaACCTTCCAGGCCAATTTCGCAACTCCCTCCCTTGGGCTTCCGCATCCTGGggtccctccctctgtcccacgCGTAACCAGAGACTGATGGGAAGGTCTCAGGAGGAGTCGGTCCCACCAGGCTAGAAGATCATTGCTGAGGCCCAGGcccagtgagagcacagagttgatatttttgttgttgatgtttgcattgggtctttgttgcagaggcaggctttctctagttgcggcgagcaggggctactcttcgttgcggtgcacgggcttctcactgcagtggcttctcttattgtggtgcacggtctcagtagttgtggctcacgggctctagagcgctggctcagtaggtgtggcgcactggattagttgctccgcggcatgcgggatcttctcggaccagggctcgaacccgtgtgccctgcactgtcaggcggattcttaaccactgcgccaccagggaagccccggaattGATTTTTGAAATAAGCAAGGAAGAGCAGAAAACTATGACGATTCTTTGGGAAAGAGACACAAACTGCGGCTTTAAAGTAGTTCCCGACTCCGCTCCAGCGTCCCGTCTCTGGCCACACCCTTTCAGGTTCCGCCCCGCCCTCGCCCCACCCCTAAACGTGCCCCCACGCTTCCCGGAAGTGGGCGGCCTCCTGAGCAAGCGCCGTGGGCGCAGAGCACGCCGAGAGTTGTAGTTCCGGCATCTTACAGAGGAACGTGCGGTGCGATGTGGCCCCAAATATTGGTGGGGGGGGTCCGGGTTGCAGCAGGTCTGTGCCCCGCGCTGGGGTCTCGCCTCGCCGCCCGCTTTCCTCCGCAGCGGACACCCGAGAACAGCCTGGCCCTGCAGCGGAGCCTACACGCGACGGCGGCCCGGGCGCTCCCGCTCGTTCCCATCGTGGTGGAGCAGACGGTACAGTGGCCAGGCGCGGACACGGCCCGGGGGTGAGAGGGCTGGGGCACGGAGGgtccctgaccctcacccccatCTTTCTCCTCCAGGGTCGCGGCGAGCGCGCCTATGACATCTACTCTCGGCTGCTGCGGGAGCGCATCGTGTGCGTCATGGGCCCGGTGAGTGCCCCGTGCGCGGATCCTCCCCTGCGCCTGCCCAGaccccctgctcccctccccctcacacGTCCTTGATATCCGGACTTACCCCCCTTGACGTTCCTCCCTAGGCTCCGCTCTTGTCCCAACCTGACATCCACACCCACCCCCCTTCCAGGGCACATAAACCCTCTGATCCTCCTTCCAGGCCCTTAGTACCCTTTCTACACCTTCCTTAAATCCTCTGCATCTCCCTTCCTAATCTCTGACTCGCTCCCTCACCAATGACCCTCCTCCCCAATCCTGGGCTCCAGTCACTCTCCCCAGcctccttaccccttcccttcctggGCCCAGTGTGTACTGACCCCACCCTTCCTGTAAGCCAAACCACCTGGGTCTggatcccccagccccaccccgcaCCACATCACCTCCTGGGTTCTGAAGTCTTCCTGATCCATCTTCCTTGGGCTCTGACCCCCATTCTGGTGCCCTGACTCATCCTCAGCCGACCCATAACTGCCTCCCTTATGCCTTCACCCCTATCTGGGgacacccctccccgccccacttGCAGATCGACGACAGTGTCGCCAGTCTGGTCATCGCGCAGCTGCTGTTCCTGCAATCGGAGAGCAACAAGAAGCCCATCCACATGTATATCAACAGCCCCGGTGAGCAGGAACTTCCCCCGGTGCCAGGGTCCTCCGGGGGACTGAGACCCCAATCAGGGATGTCCTCTCTCTGGAGCAAGAAAGGGTGCAGAGCTTCCTTCAGAATCCCCCCAAAATGCCTTGAAACCTCCAAAAGCTGCCTCTTCCCTTGCTTTTAAACAGGCACCTGAACCTGCCTGTTTGATCTCACAGGTAacgtgttttgtttgttttgttttgtttttaataaatttatttatttatttttggctgcgttcggtcttcgttgttgcgcggacgttctctagctgcggcgagcgggggctactcttcgttgcggtgcgcgggcttctcattacggtagCTCctctctgttgtggagcacgggctctaggcgcgtgggcttcactagttgtggcacgcaggctcagtggttgtggctcgcgggctctagagcgcaggctcaatagttgtggcccatgggcttagttgcttcgtggcatgtgggatcttcccagaccagggctcgaacccgtgtcccctgcattggcaggcaggttcttaaccactgcgccaccagggaagtccacaaataACGTTTTTACCGACCTGACTTGGTTGTCGAGATTTTTAAATTGGTAGATTCCATCCTGCCCCCACAAGAAAAGGGAGAATAGccaaactttttgttttgttttgtttggccgtGCCCTGcaacttgcgggatcttagttccctgaccagggatcaaacccaggcccatggcagtgaaagtgctgaatcctaaccaccggaccgccagggagttccctgaaTAGCCAATCCTGATTGATCGtttactgtgccaggcacttttctaagcactttataggcatttaattcattttatcttcacacaGCCTGACGTGATCGATACTATTTAGTTATTTGCAATCTACAAGGAGGCACTGTAGCTCCAAAAGTCTgagtaacttgccccaggtcacacatgAGAAACTGCCCAGCAAGGGGGGTCaaacccaggcaggctggctccagagcctTCACTCTTAGCCACTACGCTCCCAATTTCTAGTTTCTCTTGAAAATTTGGCAGATCTGGCCCCCGCCCTGGGCCCACATGCACGTGTGGCAACTGTCAGCTCACTCTGGAGCAAGTCCTCATTTTTTGCTCCCACCTGGCCTGTGTCACCTGCTTCTGTCACCTTCCTATCCCTGGTAGTACTTGTGTTTGGGACCCCGGCTTTAAAGGGCTTCACCAGCCCTCCCCAGGGCCAGAGGCTGCCCTAGGGAAAGGAGGGCACAGCCCCTCACTTGCCCCCCTCCACCCACAGGTGGCGTGGTGACCTCGGGCCTGGCCATCTACGACACGATGCAGTACATCCTGAACCCCATCTGCACGTGGTGCGTGGGCCAGGCGGCCAGCATGGGCTCCCTGCTTCTGGCCGCTGGCACCCCGGGCATGCGCCACTCGCTCCCCAACTCCCGCATCATGATCCATCAGCCCTCCGGGGGCGCCCGGGTGAGTGCCGGGCCCCGTGAGCTGctttggggatgggggtgggggtctaGACAGAAGGACCAGCCGGACAGACGGAAGTCACGTGGGGGtgtgaatgttttaaaatgtaggttttggggacttccctggcggtccagtggttaggactccacgctttcactgccgagggcgcgggttcaatccctggtcggggaactaagatgccgcaagccacgtggcttggccaacaacaacaaaagaagtaGGTTTTATTAATGTGCAGGTATAGTGAGGCCAAGAGGTCAGGAGAGGGCTGCCATTGAAAAGACAGTTTGTTACTCACAGATCCCAAGAGGAGGGAGTGTGCCAGGCCACGGGGGCCACGCAGAGAGAGAGGCACCAGGGTTGGTCGGGAGGAGAGTGCAGGCAAGAGCCTTCATTGTGGTTTGTGTGGGCAGGAACGAGCGAGGCTTAAGACTGGCTAGCCTGAGTAGTTGCAGTGGGCTCTGGGCTGTAGGGACTGtccctagttgtctggtaccCTGGGGCGATGGGGCAGGGGGATGGTGACCCAGGGTGTGAGAAGAGAGGAGGTGTTGGGGATGTGGGCTTGGATTGGCTGCTTTGCACGTGAAAAGTGTACTCTGGACAGCGGTTGAAAATCTTTAGGAATTAGCTGCCCTGGGAGGAGCTGTTCCTCCTGGTCAGGGAGGCCCCAGCTGCAGAAAATAAGAACATAGAGTTAATAccggaagccttcctggaggcgGTGAGGTTGAAGCAGGCTGTGGAGGGACTCACAAAGCCCTGTCCCACCTGCTTGAAAAACTGGCAGCCGACGCCCAGGGCAGGCTCCCGAGTCCCCTCTCCAGTCTCCCCGTGAGTGGCACATGCTGATCCCAACCTTCTCCCTCTCGGGACGACCCCCCAGGGCCAAGCCACAGACATCGCCATCCAGGCGGAGGAAATCATTAAACTCAAGAAGCAGCTCTACAGCATCTACGCCAAGCACACCAAACAGAGCCTGCACGTGATCGGTGAGCACCCTCCTGCCCCACACAGGCCCCCAGCTGCTCCCGTTTATTGTAACCAACACATATGTACGGGTCAGGCCTCTGGACCTCTGTGCTGCTGACACCAGGGCTGGATCATTCTGTGATGGAGGCCTTCCTGGGCACTGTAGGAGGTGTGGCACATCCCCGGGCGCTGCccactcactagatgccagcagcacctcCAGTTGTGACGGCCAAAACCGTCTCCAGACATCGCCCAGCATCCCCTGGGGATCAGAACCCACCCCCGTTGAGAACCCCTGTTCTGAGCACTTTAAAAAGACTCATTTACAGGAGCCTCCCCAAAACTTCATTGAACTAGGTCCAGGGGGATTCCCGGGCtttccagtggttgggactccgtgctttcatggccgagggctcgggttcaatccctggtcggggaaactaagattccgcaagccatgcggcgcggccaaaaaaaagaaataggtccAAAGGTTTTGAACAGGGTCTCCCACAAAGAATATTCCAAATGGTCAAGAAACAGAAGTCAAGAGGCTCATCGCTTCTAGTGATGATGTTTAATAATGACATCATCAGGAAAGGCAAATCAAGGCCACGATGAGATACCATTTCAATCCACTGGAACGGCTCAAATAGAAAATACTGATACCCCCAAGTGCTGAGGGGAGCGTGGAGCCACTGGAACGTTTATCCACTGCAGGCGGCGGTGAAAACCATACAGCCACTTCCGAAAGCTGTCAGGCACTGAGGCTGAACACGCAGAAAGATGCGTGGTGGTTCTGCTTGGAGTATAACCGAGGGAATTGAGTGCTTCTGTCCAAAGATGTAGTCAGGAATGCAGCCCCATTCCTGTAGTCCCAAACGGGAAAATACCGAAACACCTGACAGCAGGGGAAGGAGTGGTCAGTGGTGGTGTTTAGTCACGAGGTGGGATGCTGTACCGCCATGAGGACCGGTCCACAGcctggatgaatctcagaaacacaGTGCTGAGTGGAAAAAGGAGTAAATGCTCAGTGGttgtgtgtttctttatttactttttaaattaattaattaatttttttggctgtgccacgcagcgtgcggggatcttagttccccaaccagggattgaacctgcaccccctcagtagaagcgcagagtcttaaccactggaccaccagggaagtccctgtggttATGTGTTTAAAGGGCAAAAACTGGCATAACGGATCCATGCCATTAGGCCACTGTTAGGGTAGTGGGTGGGGACAGTTAGTGACTAGACATGGCCCCGACGGGGTTTCGGGGGGCTCTGATCTAGGTGCCAGCCACGTGGGTGGGTTCAGTCTGAAAATCACCACACTGTCCACTTCCATGATCCACACCTTTTCCTGGATGTGCATTTACACATCAGTtagttaacacacacacacacacacacacacacacacaaaactgaaaCAGGTATTTTAccgatggggaagctgaggcgcAGAGACAGGGAGGCCAAGATCACACAGGGAGGACTTGGGTGGATCGGGGACCCAAACGTGGCCCCAGGTCTCCACTCTTAACCACCCTCATCCCACTTCCACTTCCCCCGCAGAGTCAGCCATGGAGAGGGACCGCTACATGAGCCCCATGGAGGCCCAGGAGTTTGGCATCTTGGACAAGGTTCTGGTCCACCCTCCCCAGGACGGTGAGGATGAGCCTGAGCTGGTGCAGAAGGAGCCGGTGGCGGCGGTGGCAGCAGTGGCAGAACCTGCCCCAGCGAAAGCCTGAGAGCTGCCCCTCACCCTCGCCCTCCGGAGGAAAGTGGAGGCGCCAGGCCTGCCCAGCCCTCGACACTGAGCCTAGAGGGGACCCTTGAGGAACTCTGGATTTGGGGGTGCCCCTCCGGGTGGGTATCCCAGCTGAGACACTgtgattttaaattaaatctttgtAGACTTTGCTCCCGGCTGTGGTGGCTTCCCTCCATCCTCCACCACGGCACACGTGTGCCTACACCCTGACCTTCAGCTTCCTAACTTCAGCAAAGCTACTGAGCCTACATTCCAGGCACTGCTCCAGAGGCCACAACTTACtgggaagaaaacacagaaatccCTGTCTGGAAGAAACTTACATTCTTGTGGGAgtagacagttttttaaaaaatcagggcaAGAGGTAtgcaacgtgtgtgtgtgtgtgtgtgacagtttTAGATGGGGTGGCCTGCAAAGGCCTTGCTGAgagggtgacatttgagcaaagacctgaaggaggtctTTGCAGAGGGTGGGGGGAGCAAGCTTGCTATCTTGGGAGACAGCAGTCTAGGCAGAGGGcatggcaagtgcaaaggccctgtggcaggactGTGGCTGGCACATGGGCGGAAGCACGAGGAGGCTGGGGTGGCTGGAGAgagtgagggggagagaggagaagaCGAGAGCAGGAAGGGGAGGAATACAGGTCGTAAAAGGCCTGGTAGGTCTGAGCAAGGAGGGAGATGCCCCATAGAGGGTTtcaagaagaagaacaaaaaggaacCACAGAGTGGTGGGTGGAGAGCGGCAAGCACAGAAACCAGGAGACCAGTGAGGAAACTTGTAATCACCCAGAGGAAGGCTGACGGCTCCGGACACGTGGTGAGAGAGGTCAGATTCTAGCCAGCTTTTaaaggcagggctgggacttCCCCTGTGGCGCAGCGGTTTAGAATCCttatgccaatgcaggggacacaggttc
This window harbors:
- the CLPP gene encoding ATP-dependent Clp protease proteolytic subunit, mitochondrial, giving the protein MWPQILVGGVRVAAGLCPALGSRLAARFPPQRTPENSLALQRSLHATAARALPLVPIVVEQTGRGERAYDIYSRLLRERIVCVMGPIDDSVASLVIAQLLFLQSESNKKPIHMYINSPGGVVTSGLAIYDTMQYILNPICTWCVGQAASMGSLLLAAGTPGMRHSLPNSRIMIHQPSGGARGQATDIAIQAEEIIKLKKQLYSIYAKHTKQSLHVIESAMERDRYMSPMEAQEFGILDKVLVHPPQDGEDEPELVQKEPVAAVAAVAEPAPAKA